Proteins encoded in a region of the Methylosinus trichosporium OB3b genome:
- a CDS encoding response regulator — MQIGVETARAVENKRIFVVDDDEIIRAALQFMLHDEYETHEVTSLAEAFTKSETMKPDLVILSEQVVKAAGLPVLAEIPQKMPGAKTLVVVDSLQNGFGKEAQAAGAHGYFVKPLTVEFVRQKVDVLLGRRQGVSIPLTIIG, encoded by the coding sequence ATGCAGATCGGCGTCGAAACGGCCCGCGCGGTCGAGAACAAAAGGATCTTCGTCGTCGATGACGATGAGATCATCCGTGCGGCGCTTCAATTCATGCTGCATGACGAATATGAGACGCATGAGGTCACGAGCCTCGCGGAAGCTTTCACTAAATCCGAGACGATGAAGCCGGATCTCGTGATCTTGTCGGAACAGGTCGTGAAGGCCGCGGGCCTTCCGGTGCTCGCGGAAATCCCGCAGAAGATGCCGGGCGCCAAGACCCTCGTCGTGGTCGACTCCCTGCAGAATGGTTTTGGCAAGGAAGCGCAAGCGGCCGGCGCGCATGGCTACTTCGTCAAGCCGCTCACGGTCGAGTTCGTGCGACAGAAGGTCGACGTGCTGCTCGGGCGACGTCAGGGCGTCTCCATTCCGTTGACCATCATCGGCTGA
- a CDS encoding HesB/IscA family protein, with product MIELTDSALNAVRSAISGAGQEVEGLRIMVEAGGCAGFKYMMGLVNEANPADHLFERDGVKVFVEEGSLAYLDGTKVDFVNGLEGSGFTFENPQAKSSCSCGKSFG from the coding sequence ATGATCGAGCTCACAGACAGCGCCTTGAACGCGGTGCGTTCGGCCATTTCCGGCGCCGGCCAGGAGGTCGAAGGCCTTCGCATCATGGTCGAAGCCGGAGGCTGCGCGGGCTTCAAATATATGATGGGTCTCGTCAACGAGGCGAATCCCGCCGACCACTTGTTCGAGCGCGACGGCGTCAAAGTGTTCGTGGAGGAAGGCTCGCTCGCCTATCTCGACGGCACGAAGGTCGATTTCGTCAATGGGCTCGAGGGTTCCGGCTTCACTTTCGAAAATCCCCAAGCCAAATCGAGCTGCTCCTGCGGCAAGTCTTTCGGCTGA
- the fdxB gene encoding ferredoxin III, nif-specific, whose amino-acid sequence MGAFKTRGGADWTPSYLTDINPATCIGCGRCFKVCPQNVMALYGVDADSNILGIVTDDDDDDFDGELNRKIMKVEREQDCIGCSACAKVCPKDCQTHVPVDQIGA is encoded by the coding sequence ATGGGAGCTTTCAAGACGAGAGGCGGCGCCGACTGGACGCCGTCTTATCTCACCGACATCAATCCTGCGACCTGCATCGGCTGTGGCCGATGCTTCAAGGTCTGCCCGCAGAACGTCATGGCGCTGTATGGCGTCGACGCCGACAGCAACATCCTCGGCATCGTCACCGATGACGACGACGATGATTTCGATGGTGAGCTCAATCGCAAGATCATGAAGGTCGAGCGGGAGCAGGATTGCATCGGCTGCTCGGCGTGCGCGAAGGTCTGTCCCAAAGACTGTCAGACGCACGTGCCGGTCGATCAGATCGGCGCCTGA
- the nifD gene encoding nitrogenase molybdenum-iron protein alpha chain, translating to MSLAQPESIEDIKARNKALIKEVLEVYPEKTAKRRAKHLNTFEDGKPDCGVKSNIKSIPGVMTIRGCAYAGSKGVVWGPIKDMIHISHGPVGCGQYSWASRRNYYIGTTGIDTFVTMQFTSDFQEKDIVFGGDKKLAKLIDEIQELFPLNKGISVQSECPIGLIGDDIEAVSKAKTKEYNGHTIVPVRCEGFRGVSQSLGHHLANDAIRDWVFDKMEGKPALFEPTPYDVAIIGDYNIGGDAWSSRILLEEMGLRVVAQWSGDGTIAELEATPRAKLNVLHCYRSMNYISRHMEEKYGVPWVEYNFFGPSKIEESLRKIASHFDDKIKEGAERVIAKYRPLMDAVIAKYRPRLEGKKVMLFVGGLRPRHVIGAYEDLGMEIVGTGYEFGHNDDYQRTTHYVKDGTLIYDDVTGYEFEKFVEKIQPDLVGSGIKEKYVFQKMGVPFRQMHSWDYSGPYHGYDGFAIFARDMDMAINSPVWKFAKAPWAA from the coding sequence ATGAGCCTTGCTCAACCCGAATCCATCGAGGACATCAAGGCGCGCAATAAAGCGCTGATCAAGGAAGTCCTCGAAGTTTATCCCGAAAAGACCGCCAAGCGCCGCGCGAAGCACCTCAACACGTTCGAGGATGGCAAGCCGGATTGCGGCGTCAAGTCCAACATCAAGTCGATCCCCGGCGTGATGACGATCCGTGGCTGCGCGTACGCCGGTTCGAAGGGCGTGGTGTGGGGTCCGATCAAGGACATGATCCACATCAGCCACGGCCCGGTGGGCTGCGGCCAGTATTCCTGGGCGTCGCGCCGCAACTACTACATCGGCACGACGGGCATCGACACCTTCGTGACGATGCAGTTCACGTCGGACTTCCAGGAGAAGGACATCGTGTTCGGCGGCGACAAGAAGCTCGCCAAGCTGATCGACGAGATCCAGGAGCTGTTCCCGCTGAACAAGGGCATCTCCGTGCAGTCCGAGTGCCCGATCGGCCTCATCGGCGACGACATCGAGGCTGTCTCCAAGGCGAAGACCAAAGAGTACAACGGCCACACGATCGTTCCGGTGCGCTGCGAAGGCTTCCGCGGCGTTTCGCAGTCGCTCGGCCACCATCTGGCCAACGACGCGATCCGCGACTGGGTGTTCGACAAGATGGAAGGCAAGCCGGCCCTGTTCGAGCCGACGCCTTACGACGTTGCGATCATCGGCGACTACAACATCGGCGGCGACGCGTGGTCTTCGCGCATCCTGCTCGAGGAGATGGGTCTGCGCGTGGTTGCGCAGTGGTCGGGCGACGGCACGATCGCCGAGCTCGAGGCGACGCCTCGCGCCAAGCTCAACGTGCTGCACTGCTACCGCTCGATGAACTACATCTCCCGTCACATGGAAGAGAAGTACGGGGTTCCGTGGGTCGAGTACAACTTCTTCGGACCGTCCAAGATCGAGGAGTCGCTGCGTAAGATCGCCAGCCACTTCGACGACAAGATCAAGGAAGGCGCCGAGCGCGTCATCGCCAAATATCGTCCGCTGATGGACGCGGTGATCGCGAAGTACCGTCCGCGTCTTGAGGGCAAGAAGGTCATGCTGTTCGTCGGCGGTCTCCGTCCGCGTCACGTGATCGGCGCCTATGAGGACCTCGGCATGGAGATCGTCGGCACGGGCTATGAGTTCGGCCACAACGACGATTATCAGCGCACGACCCATTATGTGAAGGACGGCACGCTGATCTATGACGACGTGACCGGCTACGAGTTCGAGAAGTTTGTCGAGAAGATCCAGCCGGATCTGGTCGGCTCGGGCATCAAGGAGAAGTACGTCTTCCAGAAGATGGGCGTGCCCTTCCGCCAGATGCACAGCTGGGATTACTCGGGCCCGTATCACGGTTATGACGGCTTCGCGATCTTCGCTCGCGACATGGACATGGCGATCAATTCGCCGGTCTGGAAATTCGCCAAGGCGCCTTGGGCGGCTTGA
- the nifX gene encoding nitrogen fixation protein NifX, with the protein MKVAFATQDLERVDAHFGWAKNIAIYELTAEGYSLVESIAFTGDLQEDGNEDKLQPKLDAVKDCAILYVAAIGGSGAARVVAQGIHPMKVPQPESIVDLLEKLKVVLQGAPPPWLRKVMTKGKERSFDFEEEAANG; encoded by the coding sequence ATGAAAGTCGCATTCGCCACACAGGACCTCGAACGGGTCGACGCCCATTTCGGCTGGGCCAAGAACATCGCCATCTACGAACTGACGGCCGAGGGCTACAGTCTGGTCGAGTCGATCGCCTTTACCGGCGATCTTCAGGAAGACGGCAACGAGGACAAGCTGCAGCCGAAGCTCGACGCGGTCAAAGACTGTGCGATTCTCTATGTCGCCGCAATTGGCGGTTCAGGCGCCGCGCGTGTCGTCGCTCAGGGCATTCATCCGATGAAGGTCCCGCAGCCCGAGAGCATCGTCGACCTGTTGGAGAAGCTCAAGGTCGTGCTGCAAGGCGCTCCGCCGCCGTGGCTGCGGAAGGTCATGACCAAGGGCAAAGAGAGAAGTTTCGACTTCGAGGAAGAGGCTGCAAATGGCTGA
- the nifK gene encoding nitrogenase molybdenum-iron protein subunit beta, protein MPQNAENVLDHFNLFRQPEYIELFERKKKEFENHVADSEVERVKDWAKTKEYQDKNFAREALTVNPAKACQPLGAVFASLGFESTIPFVHGSQGCVAYYRSHFSRHFKEPTSCVSSSMTEDAAVFGGLNNMIDGLANTYNMYKPKMISVSTTCMAEVIGDDLNAFIKTSKDKGSVPMEYDVPFAHTPAFVGSHVTGYDNVMKGIVDHFWNGKAGTAPKLERVPNEKINFIGGFDGYVVGNIREVKRMFDSMGVEYTILGDPSDVWDTPTDGEFRMYDGGTTLEDAANAIHAKATFSMQHFSTEKTLPLIAASGQDTYSFHHPIGVRGTDEFLMKVSEVTGKPISKELTKERGRLVDAIADSSAHLHGKRYAIYGDPDLCYGLSAFLLELGAEPITVLASNGGKLWEEKMNALFASSPFGKNCKCYPGKDLWHMRSLLFTEPVDFLIGNTYGKYLERDTGTPLLRIGFPIFDRHHYHRYPVWGYQGGLNVLVWLLDKVFEETDRNTIVPAKSDYSFDIIR, encoded by the coding sequence ATGCCACAGAATGCAGAAAATGTTCTCGACCATTTCAATCTATTCCGTCAGCCGGAATACATCGAGCTGTTCGAGAGAAAGAAGAAAGAGTTCGAGAATCATGTCGCCGACTCCGAGGTCGAGCGCGTGAAGGATTGGGCCAAGACCAAGGAATATCAGGACAAAAACTTCGCTCGTGAGGCTCTGACCGTCAACCCCGCGAAGGCCTGCCAGCCGCTCGGCGCGGTTTTCGCCTCGCTCGGGTTCGAGAGCACGATTCCGTTCGTGCATGGTTCGCAGGGCTGCGTCGCTTATTATCGCTCGCACTTCTCGCGCCACTTCAAGGAGCCGACGTCTTGCGTCTCCTCCTCGATGACCGAAGACGCGGCGGTGTTCGGCGGCCTCAACAATATGATCGACGGCCTCGCCAACACCTACAATATGTATAAGCCGAAGATGATCTCCGTCTCTACCACCTGCATGGCGGAAGTCATCGGCGACGACCTGAACGCCTTCATCAAGACGTCGAAGGACAAGGGCTCCGTTCCGATGGAGTACGACGTTCCGTTCGCGCACACTCCCGCTTTCGTCGGCAGCCACGTCACCGGCTACGACAATGTGATGAAGGGCATTGTCGATCACTTCTGGAACGGCAAGGCCGGCACTGCGCCCAAGCTCGAGCGCGTTCCGAACGAGAAGATCAACTTCATCGGCGGCTTCGACGGCTATGTGGTCGGCAACATTCGCGAAGTGAAGCGCATGTTCGACTCGATGGGCGTCGAATACACGATCCTCGGCGATCCGAGCGACGTGTGGGATACGCCGACCGACGGCGAGTTCCGCATGTATGACGGCGGCACGACGCTCGAAGACGCGGCCAACGCGATCCACGCCAAGGCGACCTTCTCGATGCAGCACTTCTCCACGGAGAAGACTCTGCCGCTCATCGCCGCCAGCGGCCAGGACACCTATTCCTTCCATCATCCGATTGGCGTTCGCGGCACCGACGAGTTCCTGATGAAGGTCTCGGAGGTCACCGGCAAGCCGATCTCGAAGGAGCTGACTAAGGAGCGCGGCCGCCTGGTCGATGCGATCGCCGACTCTTCCGCGCATTTGCACGGCAAGCGTTACGCGATCTACGGCGATCCGGATCTCTGCTACGGCCTGTCCGCCTTCCTGCTCGAGCTCGGCGCCGAGCCGATCACCGTGCTGGCGTCCAACGGCGGCAAGCTCTGGGAAGAGAAGATGAACGCGCTGTTCGCCTCCTCGCCCTTCGGCAAGAACTGCAAGTGCTATCCCGGTAAGGATCTCTGGCACATGCGTTCGCTGCTGTTCACGGAGCCGGTCGACTTCCTGATCGGCAACACCTACGGCAAATATCTCGAGCGTGACACCGGCACTCCGCTGCTGCGCATCGGCTTCCCGATTTTCGATCGCCATCACTATCACCGTTATCCGGTGTGGGGCTATCAGGGCGGCCTGAATGTTCTGGTGTGGCTGCTCGACAAGGTGTTCGAGGAGACCGATCGCAACACGATCGTTCCCGCCAAGTCGGACTATAGCTTCGACATCATTCGCTGA
- the nifH gene encoding nitrogenase iron protein, with amino-acid sequence MSELRQIAFYGKGGIGKSTTSQNTLAALAQQGKKILIVGCDPKADSTRLILHAKAQDTILSLAAEAGSVEDLEIEDVMKIGFMDIRCVESGGPEPGVGCAGRGVITSINFLEEQGAYDGVDYVSYDVLGDVVCGGFAMPIRENKAQEIYIVMSGEMMAMYAGNNISKGILKYANSGGVRLGGLVCNERQTDKEYELAESLAKKLGTQLIYFVPRDNIVQHAELRRMTVVEYAPDSTQAGHYRNLAEKVHANKGNGIIPTPITMDELEDLLMEHGIMKAVDESQVGKTAADLAAIA; translated from the coding sequence ATGTCAGAACTTCGACAGATCGCGTTCTACGGCAAGGGCGGTATTGGCAAGTCGACGACTTCCCAGAACACCCTGGCCGCTCTCGCCCAGCAGGGCAAGAAGATCCTCATCGTCGGCTGCGACCCCAAGGCTGACTCGACCCGCCTGATCCTGCACGCCAAGGCCCAGGACACCATCCTGTCGCTCGCGGCCGAGGCCGGTTCGGTCGAGGACCTCGAGATCGAGGACGTCATGAAGATCGGCTTCATGGACATCCGCTGCGTCGAGTCCGGTGGTCCGGAGCCGGGCGTCGGCTGCGCCGGCCGCGGCGTCATCACCTCGATCAACTTCCTCGAGGAGCAGGGCGCTTATGACGGCGTGGACTACGTCTCCTACGACGTGCTCGGCGACGTGGTCTGCGGCGGCTTCGCTATGCCGATCCGTGAGAACAAGGCCCAGGAAATCTACATCGTCATGTCCGGCGAGATGATGGCCATGTATGCCGGCAACAACATCTCCAAGGGCATTCTGAAGTATGCCAACTCCGGCGGCGTGCGCCTGGGCGGGCTGGTCTGCAACGAGCGCCAGACCGACAAGGAGTACGAGCTGGCGGAGTCTCTCGCCAAAAAGCTCGGCACCCAGCTCATCTATTTCGTGCCGCGCGACAATATCGTTCAGCACGCCGAGCTGCGCCGCATGACGGTCGTCGAGTACGCTCCCGACTCCACGCAGGCCGGCCACTACCGTAACCTGGCCGAGAAGGTTCATGCGAACAAGGGCAACGGCATCATCCCGACCCCGATCACCATGGACGAGCTCGAAGACCTGCTCATGGAGCACGGCATCATGAAGGCCGTCGACGAGTCGCAGGTCGGCAAGACCGCTGCGGACCTCGCCGCGATCGCGTAA
- a CDS encoding (2Fe-2S) ferredoxin domain-containing protein: MLEDLPVVFKYHVFTCFQQRPPGHPRGSCTTSGAKPLWDRLQAKLGAQPLPDVSMTATACLGFCRAGPLMVVYPQGVWYAPRTPEDIDEIVQSHFIEGNPVERLIIVPQL, translated from the coding sequence ATGCTCGAAGACCTTCCGGTAGTGTTCAAATACCACGTGTTCACCTGCTTTCAGCAGCGACCGCCCGGACATCCGCGCGGCAGCTGCACGACCTCGGGTGCGAAACCTTTATGGGATCGTCTACAAGCCAAGCTCGGCGCCCAGCCGTTGCCGGACGTGTCAATGACGGCGACCGCATGCTTGGGCTTTTGCCGCGCGGGTCCGCTGATGGTCGTGTATCCGCAAGGTGTCTGGTATGCGCCGCGCACTCCGGAGGATATCGATGAGATCGTGCAGTCGCATTTCATTGAAGGCAATCCGGTCGAAAGGCTGATCATCGTGCCGCAGCTGTGA
- a CDS encoding NifX-associated nitrogen fixation protein has product MAETETITPSDAENCVFIKELIKQWRAQDTHGTWDNKKDLDLLKPYIVDKEARKQIPMIGDPDPETIWRLELFYSAVGLAIERASGVMVQPMMKMSHEGFGRQVLIAGRLIVVNKQLRDVHRFGFETLEKLADEGTKLVAAGVEMIEKFPDVARY; this is encoded by the coding sequence ATGGCTGAGACCGAGACCATCACCCCGAGCGACGCTGAAAATTGCGTCTTCATCAAAGAGCTGATCAAGCAGTGGCGCGCGCAGGACACGCACGGCACGTGGGACAATAAGAAAGATCTCGATCTCCTGAAGCCGTATATCGTCGACAAGGAAGCTCGCAAGCAGATTCCAATGATCGGCGATCCGGATCCGGAAACGATCTGGCGGCTCGAGCTGTTCTACAGCGCGGTGGGCCTCGCGATCGAGCGCGCTTCGGGCGTCATGGTTCAGCCGATGATGAAGATGAGCCATGAAGGTTTCGGCCGTCAGGTGCTGATCGCCGGGCGCCTGATCGTCGTCAACAAGCAGCTGCGAGACGTGCATCGCTTCGGTTTCGAGACGCTCGAGAAGCTCGCCGACGAAGGAACGAAGTTGGTCGCCGCCGGGGTCGAAATGATCGAGAAATTCCCCGACGTGGCGCGCTACTGA
- a CDS encoding nitrogen fixation protein NifQ: protein MAFLSDDRRSEIGAATPELDAAALYLRLRARPGERQALDPFTGHVFACMLAICLSETLAQGADVGPAMGLARAELRRLVAAWAPEAERYIDFDSEPEAIVLDEEEDQILQLLQRYRSDSSEETSWIAAIVTKRSMSPRHLWQDLGLGAREDLGRLMAERFPGLAARNSNHMKWKKFFYRSLCELEGFVLCSSPTCRECSDFHDCFGDESGESALARLGRPGPREN, encoded by the coding sequence ATGGCCTTCCTCTCCGACGATCGACGTTCGGAGATCGGCGCCGCCACGCCGGAGTTGGACGCGGCCGCGCTCTACCTCAGGCTGCGCGCTCGCCCTGGTGAACGGCAGGCGCTCGACCCGTTCACGGGGCATGTCTTTGCTTGCATGCTAGCGATCTGCTTGTCGGAGACGCTGGCGCAGGGTGCGGATGTAGGGCCCGCTATGGGGCTGGCGCGGGCTGAGCTGCGCCGGCTCGTCGCCGCTTGGGCGCCGGAGGCCGAGCGCTATATAGATTTCGACTCGGAACCGGAAGCGATTGTTCTGGACGAGGAAGAGGATCAAATTCTTCAATTGTTGCAGCGCTATCGCTCCGATTCGTCCGAAGAGACGAGCTGGATCGCGGCGATCGTGACCAAACGGTCGATGTCGCCTCGTCATTTATGGCAGGATCTCGGGCTCGGCGCGCGGGAGGATCTCGGCCGCTTGATGGCCGAACGATTCCCCGGGCTGGCGGCGCGCAACTCCAATCACATGAAATGGAAGAAGTTCTTCTATCGCTCGTTATGCGAGCTGGAGGGCTTTGTCCTTTGTTCTTCGCCGACGTGTCGCGAATGCAGCGATTTCCATGATTGCTTCGGCGACGAGAGCGGCGAGAGCGCGCTTGCGAGGCTCGGGCGCCCGGGTCCGCGCGAGAACTGA
- the nifN gene encoding nitrogenase iron-molybdenum cofactor biosynthesis protein NifN yields the protein MAKVEVTKKACAVNPLKMSQPIGGALAFMGVQGCMPLLHGSQGCTSFGLVLFVRHFKEAIPLQTTAMSEVATVLGGLENVEEAIVNIAKRAKPEVIGICSTGVTETKGDDVDGYIQLVRQRHPELDHMGIVYVSTPDFKDAFQDGWEKAVAKLIEVFVPKNDGPVQRAPQRVNVLPGCHLTPGDIDELRDIIEAFGLEPAFLPDLSGSLDGHLPEDFTPTTLGGTSRETMAAMGSAAWTIAVGEQMRLAATTLEKRTGVPFVLFDRLTGLAPNDELMGFLARISGRPVPTKLKRQRGQLVDAMLDGHFHFGGKNIAVGAEPDLLYAIGSWLTEMGAHLQAAVTTTHSPVLEKLAIDEVLIGDLEDLEIRGKGADLLMTHSHGRQASERLGVPLFRLGLPNFDRLGAGHELTVGYRGTRTLIFTVGNMFIAQTHEPNPDTWRQSEEDVHHFGGEAERELVQLAPVA from the coding sequence ATGGCGAAGGTCGAAGTCACAAAGAAAGCTTGCGCGGTCAATCCGCTCAAGATGAGCCAGCCGATCGGAGGCGCGCTCGCCTTCATGGGTGTGCAGGGTTGCATGCCGCTGCTGCACGGTTCGCAAGGCTGCACATCATTTGGGCTGGTGCTGTTCGTTCGTCACTTCAAGGAAGCGATTCCGCTGCAGACGACCGCGATGAGCGAAGTCGCCACCGTGCTCGGCGGGCTCGAGAATGTCGAGGAGGCGATCGTCAATATCGCCAAACGCGCGAAACCCGAAGTGATCGGCATCTGCTCCACCGGCGTCACCGAAACGAAGGGCGATGACGTCGACGGCTACATTCAACTGGTTCGGCAGCGGCATCCCGAGCTCGATCACATGGGCATCGTCTATGTGTCGACGCCAGACTTCAAGGATGCGTTTCAGGACGGTTGGGAGAAGGCTGTCGCCAAGTTGATCGAAGTCTTCGTTCCGAAGAACGATGGTCCCGTTCAACGTGCGCCGCAGCGCGTCAATGTGCTGCCCGGCTGCCATCTGACGCCGGGCGATATCGACGAGCTGCGTGACATCATCGAGGCTTTTGGGTTGGAGCCCGCGTTTCTGCCGGATCTCTCGGGTTCGCTGGACGGTCACCTGCCCGAAGATTTTACCCCCACGACGCTCGGCGGGACCTCGCGCGAGACTATGGCGGCGATGGGCTCGGCCGCATGGACTATCGCCGTCGGCGAGCAGATGCGTCTCGCTGCGACAACGCTCGAAAAACGAACGGGAGTTCCGTTTGTCTTGTTCGATCGGCTGACAGGACTCGCTCCCAACGACGAGCTGATGGGCTTTCTCGCGCGCATTAGCGGTCGACCGGTTCCAACGAAGCTGAAGCGTCAAAGAGGGCAACTCGTCGACGCCATGCTCGATGGTCACTTCCATTTCGGCGGCAAGAATATCGCCGTCGGCGCGGAGCCGGATCTGCTCTATGCGATCGGGTCCTGGCTGACAGAAATGGGGGCTCATCTACAGGCGGCCGTGACGACAACGCATTCTCCCGTGCTCGAGAAATTGGCGATCGATGAAGTTCTGATCGGCGATCTCGAAGATTTGGAGATCCGCGGCAAGGGCGCCGATCTGCTGATGACGCATTCGCATGGGCGGCAGGCTTCAGAGCGTCTCGGCGTTCCGTTGTTCCGGCTCGGCCTGCCGAATTTCGATCGGCTCGGCGCGGGGCATGAGCTGACGGTCGGTTATCGTGGCACGCGCACGCTGATCTTCACCGTCGGCAATATGTTCATCGCGCAAACGCATGAACCAAATCCCGATACCTGGCGTCAATCGGAAGAAGACGTCCATCATTTCGGCGGCGAGGCCGAGCGTGAGCTCGTGCAGCTGGCGCCGGTGGCCTGA
- the nifE gene encoding nitrogenase iron-molybdenum cofactor biosynthesis protein NifE, protein MSAVSAKIQDVFNEPGCDKNKGKSEKERKKGCTKQLAPGAAAGGCAFDGAKIALQPITDVAHLVHGPIACEGNSWDNRGAKTSGSSLYRTGFTTDISETDVVFGGEKRLYKSIKEIIDKYNPPAVFVYQTCVPAMIGDDIDAVCKAASKKFDKPVIPVNSPGFVGPKNLGNKLAGEAILDHVIGTEEPEYTTPYDINIIGEYNLAGELWQVKPLLDELGIRILACISGDAKYKEVAYSHRAKASMMVCSKAMINVARKMEERYDIPFFEGSFYGIGDMSDSLREIARLLIERGAPAELMDRTNAVIEREEARAWERIAPYRDRLLGKKVLLITGGVKSWSVVAALQEAGLELVGTSVKKSTKEDKERIKELMGQDAHMIDDMTPREMFKMLRDAQADIMLSGGRSQFIALKAKMPWLDINQERHHAYAGYEGMVELVQEIDKALYNPVWEQVRRPPPWQEKTWEERANEAIAAEAAALAADPVMAEAARREKRVCKCHNVNVGALEDAIRDGKLTSVEAVGAATHAGTGCGGCQGTIETMLDAANASGAVPASLAA, encoded by the coding sequence ATGAGCGCTGTTTCCGCAAAAATTCAGGACGTCTTCAACGAGCCCGGTTGCGACAAGAACAAGGGCAAATCCGAAAAAGAACGTAAGAAGGGCTGCACGAAGCAGCTGGCGCCCGGCGCCGCGGCCGGCGGTTGTGCTTTCGACGGCGCGAAGATCGCGCTTCAGCCGATCACCGACGTCGCCCATCTCGTTCACGGCCCCATCGCCTGCGAAGGCAATTCCTGGGACAACCGCGGGGCCAAGACCTCGGGTTCCAGCCTCTACCGAACCGGTTTCACCACCGACATTTCCGAGACGGATGTCGTCTTCGGCGGGGAGAAGCGCCTCTACAAGTCGATCAAGGAAATCATCGACAAATACAACCCGCCGGCGGTGTTCGTCTATCAGACCTGCGTGCCTGCGATGATCGGCGATGACATCGACGCCGTGTGCAAGGCCGCCAGCAAGAAATTCGACAAGCCCGTCATACCGGTCAACTCGCCTGGTTTTGTCGGTCCGAAGAACCTCGGCAATAAGCTCGCGGGTGAAGCGATCCTCGATCATGTGATCGGAACCGAGGAGCCCGAGTATACGACTCCTTACGACATCAACATCATCGGCGAATATAATCTCGCCGGCGAGTTGTGGCAGGTGAAGCCGCTGCTCGACGAGCTCGGCATTCGCATTCTCGCCTGCATTTCGGGCGACGCCAAATATAAGGAAGTCGCCTATTCCCATCGCGCCAAAGCGTCGATGATGGTCTGTTCCAAGGCGATGATCAACGTCGCCCGCAAGATGGAAGAGCGCTACGACATCCCCTTCTTCGAGGGGTCGTTCTATGGCATCGGCGATATGAGCGATTCGTTGCGCGAAATTGCGCGGCTGCTCATTGAGCGCGGGGCGCCCGCGGAACTGATGGATCGCACCAACGCGGTGATCGAGCGCGAGGAAGCGCGAGCGTGGGAGCGCATTGCGCCTTATCGGGATCGTCTGCTCGGGAAGAAAGTATTGCTCATCACCGGTGGCGTGAAGTCCTGGTCGGTGGTGGCGGCGCTGCAAGAGGCCGGCTTGGAGCTGGTGGGCACCAGCGTGAAAAAGTCCACCAAGGAAGACAAGGAGCGCATCAAGGAGCTCATGGGGCAAGACGCCCATATGATCGACGATATGACTCCGCGTGAAATGTTCAAAATGCTCCGGGACGCGCAAGCCGATATCATGCTCTCCGGCGGTCGCTCCCAGTTCATCGCGCTCAAGGCCAAAATGCCTTGGCTCGACATTAATCAGGAACGTCATCACGCCTATGCGGGCTATGAGGGCATGGTCGAGCTGGTGCAAGAGATCGACAAGGCGCTCTACAATCCCGTGTGGGAGCAGGTGAGGCGGCCCCCTCCGTGGCAGGAAAAAACGTGGGAAGAGCGGGCGAATGAGGCGATCGCGGCGGAAGCCGCCGCCCTCGCCGCGGATCCGGTCATGGCCGAGGCGGCTCGTCGTGAGAAACGCGTCTGCAAATGTCACAATGTGAACGTCGGCGCGCTCGAGGATGCGATTCGGGACGGCAAGCTGACGAGCGTCGAGGCTGTCGGCGCCGCCACTCATGCCGGAACCGGCTGCGGCGGTTGCCAAGGCACGATAGAGACGATGCTCGACGCCGCCAACGCGAGTGGCGCGGTTCCTGCTTCCTTGGCGGCGTGA
- a CDS encoding CCE_0567 family metalloprotein — protein MSSVDELKAEIKKLSAKATNMKMNLHDLSEELPINWTSILSIAQETHDAYAALEAARQKLKELETA, from the coding sequence ATGAGCTCCGTCGACGAGCTGAAGGCCGAGATCAAGAAGCTCTCCGCCAAAGCGACCAATATGAAGATGAACTTGCACGACCTTTCGGAAGAACTGCCGATCAATTGGACCAGCATTCTTTCGATCGCGCAAGAAACACATGACGCCTATGCGGCGTTGGAGGCCGCTCGGCAGAAGCTCAAGGAACTGGAGACAGCGTGA